One Candidatus Glassbacteria bacterium DNA segment encodes these proteins:
- a CDS encoding DUF4340 domain-containing protein, which yields MNKFAKPLIVLLILLAAWMAVKVVRRDPSRPDADKALIVSIDTAGISRIVVVRGADSVTVEHGVDGWRVTTEYGKKPAENEVISSALANLGKINTIDVISHNPEKQAEFRVDDASGTHVKLYGPGGGVIEALVIGKMGGFESQQTAIAQGRINENLFHSYIRRAGTDRVYRVKGFFGGMLGTDPEQWRGHNVMKFHPLRLRSVTVESPERTLSLELGSDAVWIMSEPPMPDSMEVDSTAIFRLASSLGSFRASGFVDTTVASTGLESPSLTIHAELVDGTTLDVAVGDSIPGAQNLFYCRRQGSDQLFTIAEFRMNQVNKPPEELLTLRQEESETER from the coding sequence ATGAACAAGTTCGCCAAGCCATTGATCGTGCTGCTGATCCTGCTGGCGGCCTGGATGGCGGTTAAAGTTGTCCGCCGGGACCCCAGCCGGCCCGATGCGGATAAGGCGCTGATTGTCAGTATCGACACGGCCGGGATCAGCCGCATTGTAGTAGTCCGCGGAGCCGATTCGGTGACTGTCGAGCACGGAGTCGACGGGTGGCGGGTAACGACAGAGTACGGGAAGAAGCCGGCGGAGAACGAGGTGATTTCCTCGGCGCTGGCTAATCTCGGCAAAATCAACACTATCGACGTGATCAGCCACAATCCCGAGAAGCAGGCGGAGTTCCGGGTCGATGACGCCAGCGGGACCCATGTCAAGCTCTACGGACCCGGCGGCGGAGTGATCGAGGCGCTGGTGATCGGTAAGATGGGCGGATTCGAGTCGCAGCAGACCGCGATCGCCCAGGGCCGGATCAACGAGAACCTGTTCCATTCCTATATCCGCCGCGCCGGCACAGACAGGGTTTACAGGGTGAAGGGCTTCTTCGGCGGGATGCTGGGCACGGACCCCGAGCAGTGGCGTGGGCACAACGTGATGAAATTCCATCCCCTGCGGCTCAGGAGCGTTACCGTGGAGTCGCCGGAGCGCACGCTCAGCCTGGAGCTGGGCTCGGATGCGGTCTGGATCATGTCCGAGCCGCCGATGCCCGACAGCATGGAAGTCGATTCGACCGCAATCTTCCGGTTGGCCAGCTCGCTGGGCAGCTTCCGCGCCAGCGGGTTTGTCGACACCACGGTGGCCTCGACTGGGCTGGAGAGCCCCTCGCTCACGATCCACGCCGAGCTGGTGGATGGCACAACCTTAGACGTGGCCGTCGGCGATTCGATCCCCGGCGCGCAGAACCTGTTCTACTGCCGCCGCCAGGGCAGCGACCAGTTGTTCACCATCGCCGAATTCAGGATGAACCAGGTCAACAAACCGCCGGAGGAACTGCTGACACTCAGGCAGGAGGAAAGCGAAACGGAGCGGTAA
- a CDS encoding ABC transporter permease subunit produces MKNVWTITRKEFRTYFDSPIAYIFITAYLLLVNFLYLWTFFVVGQADMRPFFGFMPFVFLFLVPSISMRQWAEERKMGTLEILLTTPVRETDVVLGKFLACMGLLAVMLLLTFNIPLLLTYLGDPDWGVIICGYLGCLLLGASYMAIGLFASSLSENQIVAFIIAIAICTMMLILGEWFFLMLVPDMLVPLFDYLGLGTHFESMGRGVVDSRDIVYYLSVVGVFLYLNVNAVENRSWV; encoded by the coding sequence ATGAAAAACGTGTGGACAATCACCCGCAAGGAGTTCCGCACCTACTTCGATTCGCCGATCGCCTATATTTTCATCACGGCGTACCTCCTGCTGGTGAATTTTCTCTATCTCTGGACCTTTTTCGTGGTGGGCCAGGCCGACATGCGGCCCTTCTTCGGCTTCATGCCCTTCGTTTTCCTTTTCCTGGTACCCTCGATCAGCATGCGGCAGTGGGCCGAGGAACGCAAGATGGGCACGCTGGAGATTCTGCTCACCACGCCGGTCCGGGAAACGGACGTGGTGCTGGGCAAGTTCTTGGCATGCATGGGATTGCTGGCCGTGATGCTCCTGCTCACGTTCAATATCCCCCTGCTGCTGACCTATCTGGGCGACCCGGACTGGGGCGTGATTATCTGCGGCTACCTGGGTTGCCTGCTGCTGGGTGCCAGCTACATGGCGATCGGCCTGTTCGCAAGCTCCCTGAGCGAGAACCAGATTGTCGCCTTTATTATCGCCATCGCGATCTGCACGATGATGCTGATCCTGGGCGAATGGTTTTTCCTGATGCTGGTGCCGGACATGCTGGTGCCGTTGTTCGACTACCTGGGCCTGGGCACCCATTTCGAGAGCATGGGCCGCGGCGTGGTCGACAGCCGTGATATCGTTTACTACCTGTCGGTGGTCGGCGTTTTCCTCTATCTCAACGTCAACGCCGTCGAAAACAGGTCTTGGGTCTGA
- a CDS encoding ATP-binding cassette domain-containing protein, with protein MIKVEDLTKYFGPTLAVDRVSFEVRKGEVVGFLGPNGAGKTTTMRMIACYLEPSGGNVDVAGHNVYDHSHEVRRRIGYLPESCPLYPEMNVVDYLNYIAELREVPSSERRNRISAMVEVTSLEDVLHKDIGELSKGYRQRVGLAQAMVHDPDILIFDEPTSGLDPNQIVEIRQLIREIGREKTIILSTHILPEVSATCDRVLIINDARLVASGTTDELVDSAQGGDVVTVSVQAGEDELYEVMREAPFVAEFHKVGEETVDGRGWITLEIKSGETRIGERLFRLVVDKGWSLRELRTEKMSLEEVFARLTTT; from the coding sequence ATGATCAAAGTTGAAGACCTGACGAAATATTTTGGACCCACCCTGGCGGTGGACCGGGTCAGTTTCGAGGTGCGGAAGGGAGAAGTGGTTGGCTTCCTCGGCCCCAACGGAGCGGGCAAGACCACCACGATGCGGATGATCGCCTGCTACCTGGAACCTTCCGGGGGCAACGTGGACGTAGCCGGCCACAATGTCTACGACCATTCGCACGAGGTGCGCCGCAGGATCGGCTACCTGCCCGAAAGCTGCCCGCTCTACCCCGAGATGAACGTGGTCGATTATCTGAACTATATCGCCGAGCTGCGCGAGGTTCCCTCCTCGGAGCGCAGGAACCGGATCTCGGCGATGGTGGAGGTTACCAGTCTGGAAGACGTCCTGCACAAGGATATCGGCGAGCTGAGCAAGGGATACCGCCAGCGTGTCGGTCTGGCCCAGGCGATGGTTCACGACCCGGACATCCTGATCTTCGACGAGCCCACCAGCGGGCTGGACCCGAACCAGATTGTCGAAATCAGGCAGCTTATCCGCGAAATCGGCCGTGAGAAAACCATTATCCTCTCCACCCACATCCTGCCCGAGGTCAGCGCCACCTGCGACCGCGTGCTGATTATCAACGACGCCCGCCTGGTGGCCAGCGGCACCACTGACGAGCTGGTGGACAGCGCCCAGGGCGGCGACGTGGTCACTGTCTCGGTGCAGGCCGGCGAGGACGAGCTGTACGAGGTCATGCGCGAGGCGCCGTTCGTTGCCGAGTTCCACAAAGTGGGCGAGGAAACCGTGGACGGCCGGGGTTGGATTACCCTGGAAATCAAGAGCGGAGAAACCCGGATCGGCGAGCGCCTGTTCCGCCTGGTGGTCGATAAGGGCTGGAGCCTGCGTGAGCTGCGGACCGAAAAGATGAGCCTGGAGGAAGTATTCGCCAGGCTGACCACCACGTGA
- a CDS encoding DUF1961 family protein: MKANVVIIVAAVLLATVAGLPEAREDLWRRGEMLASEDFSGGMADWMPEGDVEARVEDGRLRFEATGKTPEKKGNIWWKHRFSGPILIEFDYQSATEHGLTMFWFNSHGRGGADLLSIPRNGRYDDYVKGPMNGYHVSFHRFGSGVCNLRKSYGFHMLASSPDPIAPADLDPHHLEVYAAGGRIRVSVDGELVHEVTDSGDNCIEGDSWLHDYPCSGTGEIWRGGYLGVRHTQSQAAYYDNFRVYRLEQP, encoded by the coding sequence ATGAAAGCAAACGTTGTTATAATAGTTGCCGCCGTTCTGCTGGCCACCGTCGCCGGCTTGCCGGAAGCGCGGGAAGACCTCTGGCGGCGCGGCGAGATGCTGGCCTCCGAGGATTTCAGCGGCGGGATGGCCGACTGGATGCCGGAGGGTGACGTGGAGGCGCGGGTTGAAGACGGCCGTCTGCGGTTCGAGGCCACCGGAAAGACGCCGGAGAAAAAGGGCAACATCTGGTGGAAGCACCGTTTCAGCGGCCCCATCCTGATCGAGTTCGATTATCAGTCGGCCACCGAGCACGGGTTGACCATGTTCTGGTTCAACTCCCATGGCCGCGGCGGGGCGGACCTGCTGAGCATCCCGCGCAACGGCCGTTACGACGACTATGTCAAGGGGCCGATGAACGGATACCATGTTTCGTTCCACCGCTTCGGCTCGGGAGTGTGCAACCTGCGCAAGTCCTACGGGTTCCACATGTTGGCCAGCAGCCCCGACCCGATTGCGCCGGCCGACCTGGACCCGCACCACTTGGAAGTGTATGCGGCCGGAGGCAGGATCAGGGTCAGTGTGGACGGCGAGCTTGTGCACGAGGTGACCGACAGCGGCGATAACTGTATCGAGGGCGACTCCTGGCTTCACGACTACCCCTGCTCCGGCACTGGTGAAATCTGGCGCGGAGGTTATCTAGGAGTCCGTCATACCCAGAGTCAGGCCGCCTATTACGACAATTTCAGGGTGTACCGGCTCGAACAGCCGTGA
- a CDS encoding HDIG domain-containing protein yields the protein MEALTDREQVYALLTEHTRGQNLIRHCLAVEAAMRAYARNYGGDEDLWGAVGLIHDFDYEQHPSLEEHPMVGAAILREQGWPEEAVRAVLSHSDTTGVARESGMEKALYAVDELTGFITAVALVRPSKSLDDLKAKSVKKKMKARGFAAGVDREELRRGAQELGEDFTAHVDFVIGAMRSIGPELGFERLG from the coding sequence GTGGAGGCGCTTACGGACCGCGAGCAGGTTTACGCGCTGCTCACCGAGCATACCAGGGGTCAGAACCTGATCCGGCATTGCCTGGCTGTCGAAGCCGCCATGCGCGCCTACGCCCGCAACTACGGCGGAGACGAGGACCTGTGGGGCGCGGTCGGCCTGATCCACGATTTCGACTACGAGCAGCACCCGAGCCTGGAGGAGCACCCGATGGTGGGAGCGGCTATCCTGCGCGAACAGGGTTGGCCGGAGGAGGCGGTCCGGGCGGTGCTGAGTCATTCGGACACCACCGGCGTGGCCCGTGAGTCCGGAATGGAAAAGGCGCTGTACGCTGTTGACGAGCTGACGGGGTTTATCACCGCGGTCGCCCTGGTGCGGCCGTCGAAATCTCTCGACGACCTGAAAGCTAAAAGCGTGAAGAAGAAAATGAAGGCCAGGGGGTTTGCCGCCGGGGTCGACAGGGAGGAGCTGCGGCGGGGCGCACAGGAGCTTGGCGAGGACTTTACCGCCCACGTGGATTTCGTGATCGGCGCCATGCGCTCTATCGGGCCGGAGCTTGGTTTCGAGCGCCTTGGCTGA
- a CDS encoding glycosyltransferase family 2 protein, protein MRPEVGISGIFHLRGKAMSADISTLISNLKSIRSRYPAIHRQLNQKIVSNVLDGLYRCDDKRYAYLVQDEKGHSILIKESFRQVEIGGKRVLILLGVGLGYQLFDIFNRLDDDQLLIAVESRPDLLCKSLYVHDWRPLLSSGRFRLFLGSDRAGLEELARTLDTAPARESMKVLDNKVLVTIDQKPYAWWNIYFFLISGLPYDAIRAVNAITGGFNLWDPDSLYLNLPSALLGRNVGELTTEEIYGRFKTLTRVLAPGLKTLRENSLENTKPVEPAGREGRVSVVLLCWNKQDFTRRCLDSLLQKTVYPDMRVVAVDNGSSDGTPEMLTELSRRDSRLKPVLLEENLGIPGGRQKGLEAADGEFVLFLDNDTEIEREDFLDVMVRAMNVHPNIGSTGAFPNIYTSDNDDSLIQCVHVPGMAAPVAWCSGYCLMVRRSALEAIGGIDAGEFASYGAEDVYLGYKLREYGWITVSTSDLVGVSHHIIHGHNHYDYDWRKAGSKNSEFFHKRFGPRRRLTDPARSNATASGIWDRRRQEFVEPAVPVPAGAKESSLAANKA, encoded by the coding sequence GTGCGTCCGGAGGTCGGTATTTCAGGTATTTTCCACCTTCGCGGGAAAGCCATGTCCGCCGATATTTCCACATTGATTTCCAATTTAAAGTCGATCAGGAGCAGGTATCCGGCAATCCATCGTCAGTTAAATCAGAAAATTGTCAGCAACGTGCTTGACGGTTTGTATCGCTGCGATGACAAGCGTTATGCCTACCTGGTTCAGGACGAAAAAGGACACAGCATCCTGATCAAAGAGTCTTTCCGCCAGGTCGAGATCGGCGGAAAGCGCGTGCTGATCCTGCTGGGCGTGGGCCTGGGATACCAGTTATTCGATATTTTCAACCGCCTGGATGACGACCAGCTCCTGATCGCCGTCGAATCCCGGCCCGATCTGCTGTGTAAATCGCTCTACGTCCACGACTGGCGGCCCCTGCTCTCCTCCGGCCGCTTCCGCCTCTTCCTCGGTTCCGACAGAGCCGGTCTCGAGGAACTGGCCCGGACACTGGATACCGCCCCTGCCCGCGAATCGATGAAGGTCCTGGACAACAAGGTCCTGGTCACGATCGATCAAAAACCATATGCCTGGTGGAACATCTACTTCTTCCTGATCTCCGGTCTGCCCTACGACGCTATCCGGGCGGTCAACGCGATCACCGGCGGATTCAACCTGTGGGACCCCGACAGCCTCTACCTCAATCTGCCCTCTGCCCTGCTGGGCCGCAACGTAGGCGAACTTACCACCGAGGAAATCTACGGAAGGTTCAAAACTCTGACGAGGGTCCTGGCGCCGGGACTGAAAACCCTGCGCGAGAACAGCCTGGAAAATACCAAGCCTGTCGAGCCGGCGGGGCGCGAGGGCCGGGTGTCTGTTGTGCTTCTGTGCTGGAACAAGCAGGACTTCACCCGTCGCTGCCTGGACAGCCTGCTGCAAAAAACAGTCTACCCCGACATGCGGGTGGTCGCGGTCGATAACGGCAGCAGCGACGGCACGCCCGAAATGCTGACCGAGCTGTCCCGCCGCGACAGCCGGCTGAAACCGGTCCTGCTGGAGGAAAATCTCGGTATTCCGGGCGGGCGGCAGAAGGGGCTGGAAGCAGCCGACGGCGAGTTCGTGCTGTTTCTCGATAACGATACCGAGATCGAGCGCGAAGATTTTCTCGACGTGATGGTCAGGGCGATGAATGTCCATCCCAATATCGGTTCCACCGGCGCCTTCCCCAATATCTACACCAGCGACAACGACGACAGCTTGATCCAGTGCGTCCACGTGCCGGGGATGGCCGCGCCGGTGGCCTGGTGCAGCGGGTACTGCCTGATGGTTCGCCGCAGCGCCCTGGAGGCGATCGGCGGGATCGACGCCGGCGAGTTCGCCTCCTACGGCGCGGAGGATGTCTACCTCGGCTACAAGCTCCGCGAGTACGGCTGGATCACTGTCTCCACCAGCGACCTGGTCGGAGTCAGCCACCACATTATTCACGGCCACAACCATTATGACTACGACTGGCGGAAAGCCGGGAGCAAAAACAGCGAGTTTTTCCACAAACGCTTCGGCCCCCGTCGCCGCCTGACAGACCCCGCGCGTTCCAATGCCACGGCCAGCGGGATCTGGGACCGGCGCCGCCAGGAGTTTGTCGAGCCGGCAGTACCGGTTCCCGCTGGCGCAAAAGAGTCCTCCCTCGCCGCAAATAAGGCATAA
- a CDS encoding Gfo/Idh/MocA family oxidoreductase, giving the protein MSQQDQGKKISRRKAISSAAMAFAAAGVAPAVAVGAMGANDAINVGVIGTGKMGRSNMRAFAREDGVRIAAVCDVYRPNLQLALDDLKEAEKPAPREFADFRKLLEMKEIDIVIAATPDHWHPINTVMACRAGKDVYVEKPVSVVVEEGRIMTNVARETGRIVGVGTQQRSGEHFQKAREIVRNGQLGRITKVTTWNYENEYPEGIGYPADCDPPADLDWDMWLGPAPKVPFNWNKFGVVDDGRWSSFRWFWDYAGGMMTDWGTHLLDIVLWSMDVKGPKSVTAFGSKYGLLDNRDTPDTMTAVWDFGKFLCTYENRKCNRHNMDGRGYGIIFHGSEASLFVDRSGYALEPESERVGSETRPRMIPAKGAGSEQHQTHVKAYLDCVKTRKRFISDIEDGHLASVTPHLANVAMRLGRTLNYDPDKEQFIGDSEANAMLRRDYRAPWTLV; this is encoded by the coding sequence ATGAGCCAGCAGGATCAGGGTAAAAAAATCTCCAGGCGTAAGGCAATCTCCTCGGCCGCGATGGCGTTCGCCGCGGCGGGAGTGGCCCCGGCCGTGGCGGTAGGCGCGATGGGCGCCAACGACGCGATCAATGTCGGCGTGATCGGCACCGGCAAGATGGGCCGCTCCAACATGCGCGCGTTCGCCCGCGAGGACGGCGTGCGGATCGCCGCGGTCTGCGATGTGTACCGTCCCAACCTCCAGCTGGCCCTCGATGATCTCAAGGAAGCCGAAAAACCGGCGCCCAGAGAGTTCGCCGATTTCCGCAAGCTGCTGGAAATGAAAGAGATCGATATCGTGATCGCGGCCACTCCCGACCACTGGCATCCGATCAACACCGTGATGGCCTGCCGCGCCGGCAAGGATGTCTACGTCGAAAAACCGGTCAGCGTGGTGGTGGAGGAAGGCCGGATCATGACCAATGTCGCCCGCGAAACCGGCCGGATAGTGGGAGTGGGCACCCAGCAGCGCAGCGGCGAGCATTTCCAGAAAGCCCGCGAGATTGTCCGGAACGGGCAGCTCGGCAGGATCACCAAGGTCACCACCTGGAACTACGAGAACGAGTACCCCGAGGGGATCGGCTACCCGGCCGACTGCGATCCGCCGGCGGACCTGGACTGGGACATGTGGCTGGGGCCGGCGCCAAAAGTGCCGTTCAACTGGAACAAGTTCGGCGTGGTTGACGACGGGCGCTGGAGCAGTTTCCGCTGGTTCTGGGACTATGCCGGCGGGATGATGACCGACTGGGGCACCCACCTGCTGGATATTGTGCTCTGGTCGATGGATGTCAAGGGGCCCAAAAGCGTGACCGCATTCGGCAGCAAATACGGCCTGCTCGACAACCGCGACACGCCCGACACGATGACCGCTGTCTGGGATTTCGGCAAATTCCTCTGCACTTACGAGAACCGCAAGTGCAACCGTCACAACATGGACGGCCGCGGCTACGGGATTATCTTCCACGGCTCGGAGGCCAGCCTGTTTGTCGACCGGAGCGGGTACGCCCTGGAACCCGAAAGCGAAAGGGTCGGCTCTGAGACCCGCCCGCGGATGATCCCGGCCAAGGGCGCCGGCAGCGAGCAGCACCAGACCCATGTGAAAGCTTACCTGGATTGCGTCAAAACCCGCAAGCGGTTTATTTCGGATATCGAGGACGGCCACCTGGCCTCGGTCACGCCCCACCTGGCCAACGTGGCCATGCGCCTGGGTCGTACTCTCAATTACGATCCGGACAAAGAGCAGTTTATCGGTGACAGCGAAGCCAACGCCATGCTTCGCCGGGACTACAGGGCCCCCTGGACCCTGGTTTAA
- a CDS encoding ThuA domain-containing protein, whose protein sequence is MLNPLRRLNSLAAVVLFCLVAGAPAAAGQEKKEPLARLLLLTGVDRYHDWKANSEKVREILQKGGLEVVITEDPWVLTTPAMESYDGIVMVMNTDNRWPPPVEQALAKHVGSGKALGIIHSANNCFPGWSEFEDMVGLLWRIDDVNRAGHDHYGPYTVEIVDKQHFITRDMQDFPVTDELYRDLTKYSDYHVLAEAFSKDKQARYPLIMTRNYGQGRVFHTALGHDVNSMSAAGFQRTTLRGMLWALRMDG, encoded by the coding sequence ATGCTTAACCCACTGCGTAGACTGAACTCTCTGGCGGCGGTCGTGTTGTTCTGTCTCGTTGCGGGAGCCCCCGCCGCGGCTGGGCAGGAGAAGAAAGAACCGCTGGCCCGCCTGCTGCTGCTCACCGGGGTCGACCGCTACCACGACTGGAAGGCGAACAGCGAGAAGGTGCGGGAGATTCTGCAAAAGGGGGGACTGGAGGTGGTTATCACCGAGGACCCCTGGGTGCTGACCACTCCGGCGATGGAGAGTTATGACGGAATCGTGATGGTGATGAACACCGACAACCGCTGGCCCCCGCCGGTGGAGCAGGCTCTGGCAAAACATGTCGGCTCTGGCAAGGCCCTGGGGATCATCCATTCGGCCAACAACTGCTTCCCCGGCTGGAGCGAGTTCGAGGACATGGTGGGCCTGCTCTGGCGGATCGATGATGTCAACCGGGCGGGCCACGACCACTACGGCCCCTACACGGTGGAGATTGTCGACAAGCAGCATTTCATCACCCGGGACATGCAGGATTTCCCGGTCACCGACGAACTCTACCGCGACCTGACCAAGTACTCGGACTACCACGTGCTGGCCGAGGCGTTCAGCAAGGACAAGCAGGCCAGATACCCCCTGATTATGACCAGGAACTACGGGCAGGGCCGCGTGTTTCATACTGCCCTGGGCCATGATGTCAACTCGATGTCCGCCGCCGGATTCCAGCGCACTACCCTGCGGGGCATGCTCTGGGCCTTGCGTATGGACGGCTGA